TCACGGtaagtttaaaaatataaaacatgacgagatataaaaataacatgtacgATGTATCTCATCATTAAAAAACCGTTTCAACACTTCACCGGATCCGGGAATTACTATTAATTGACAATTTAAAGAAAGACGATAcatgaaaacagaaaacagactTCATTGCCCTACTCGGACAACATAAACCCCCACTTCAACTCTTTATTCAGGCGAAACAAGTAAAACAGAACGAATAACAAAAACAGTAAAAACATAACACAAATTCTTTTCTTAAACTTCATCATCCTTCTCGTCCTCGCTCCAAGAGCACTTCAGAATAGATCTGGGAGATGCACAGCTTTCGGCCTTGACAAAGCTGTGATAGATGATCGACCCCTCTAGCCCAAGCACTTCATTGCTCTTCTCCCCGGAATGGTAGCCCTTCAAATACAGAGGGAACTTGGTTCCAAGTTCAATTTTCGCAATGTCGGCATGAATGGCTACAGAGAACTCACTAGGTTGGAAGCAAGCCAAAACCCTCTCAAGTAGCTGCGACAAATTCACTTCTTCAAAATCATAGCCAGCTGCTTCAAAACTCGAATAACTGAACCCATCTTCTGGTGTAACATGAATGGTAGAAATTGCAGCACCTTCAATAGAATTCATGGAGTACCCACAGGGATCAAACTCAAAGTCACATATCTCAGATTTAGGAAGAATCTTCCTAATACCAGAATCTTCAGTCATCAGGGCTGCTGAACTTCCATTAGTTTTATAGAAAACTGATGCCTTCTTTCTGTCCAAACCAGTCATGCACATTTCTAGAGTGTAAACAGGGCTCGACTGAATCGCTGATTTGGCAGTCGCAGAGTAAACATGCCATTTTTGAGATTTGTCCTGGCCACCACCCATCACATATGCCTTGCCGGCCAGACCAAGCTTGCCAAAATGGCCATCAAGGATGGCTACTTCCTCTGAGAAGCTGCGATGTGGAAATGACTGAGCCCCAGGAAAAATAAAGCTTCCACGAGTGTATCTCACAGATTTTACAGGAAGGGACAGGGCACCAGCCAATTTAAGAATTGCTGGGATGGAGAGAAGCAATTTTGTAGTCCCACAAGTTTTAATGATAACTTTGTAAGGATACACGAAAAGGCTAGATTCAGAAAGGACATAAGAGTCCACGTAATCGTTTGACAACGAAGAAACAATGGTGCACTCAGCTGGTTCTAGGATCTCATCCAATTGAGATTTAGACAATGACCGGAGACCCATGCCCACAGGGTCAGCAAAGATGCCAGGTTCAACGAATGATACCTCAAGCCTTTTCTCATATCCTTCAAATCCTATGGCAGAGACTGACAAGGCCATCTTGACTAGAGGGAAACGAACGAAGTTGCACTAAAGAGAGGACGAGAGAACGAGTGAAGTAGAAAAGAAGACAAACTACAGTTATTTAGAAGAATAAAGGTCCTAAGGGGGGCTATGTCACAATTTGGGTAAGTCAGGAGGGCTTCCGAGCGCACTGCATACAAAGAACACAAGATAATGTAAAATTAGCAAATCATTCATGTGCAAAAAAAACCAAGAATCATTAACATCAAGTAACATGCAACTTACGTTGGAGTAAGCAGCAGATCTGAATTTCTTGATTCCACCGGCAGGACGAATATCTTCAATGCTGTAACCCAGGGGAGCTTCGTAGAATAAGGACCTACTACTACTAGACTTCTTTTTCCCACCTTTGGACTCCATTAGTTCATTCAGTCTGGCCTGAAAAATCATAGAAACAGATATTAGCAGCAGCCATATTTCAACAAGAAGGATGAACTGGTCCGGGACTAATAATTAACAGGACAAATCAATAAAGTGATACCCATCACCAAGTCAAAGAGAAATAACAACAAATTCGAGAGAAACTTATAGATGCAAGTGAATGCAACGAAACAACAAAAGCATCACTGAAACAAAAAAGTTCACAAAGACACCCAAGAAAACTTCCAGAACACTCTGTATGATTATTCAAGCTATAATTCAAATTTCCTCTAGTTAAAAACAAGATTAACAACATACTCTCTCTGAAACAGACAATTACAATGGAAACAGACAGACTCAGAaaacaatcaaataataaaGACTGCATAAATATTCTGAATACATTTATTCTATTTACTTAAAAACTATTCTcagataaaatcaaatattctatTGACTgaaaaagaatagaaagaagGTAATAGAGAACAGCAAGACAAATCATAacaagttttattctttcacAGAACCCTAACCAcaagttttgaaaataaaccataaaataatCAATCAGATACACAACAAACCTATATTCGTCTATAAgattaccaaaaataaaacgAAACAAGAATAGAACGCTTACCACAAATATAAAGATCTTCACCAAAAGTTACGTACCCCTCCGAAAATCCCCTTCTTCTCTAAAACCTCGATCAAAACCTAAGATTCAAAGCAACCATCCAATAAAAAACCAGAACGAAACAACGAAAATTGTAGTAGTCCAGATAAGGCGAAcgaatgaaacaaaaaaatcaaagagaaaaaccAAGTTCTCACCGACTGAGGAATCAGAAATCGACGAAACAACCCCGAATAGCGGCGTCTTAGAACGAGAACAAACCCTAGAATTCTGGGCTGAAAGGTAGACCGCAGATTTTTCACGCAAGCGTTTTAGGCGTTTCGTGAGGCTAGGAAACATTGGAGTGGGGTCCTTATATAGGGCTAGAGGAGCCCCTTACCAGCACGCCACGTGTCTTACGCGCTAAATTACGCTCCTACCCTTGCTTTTGTATGGCACGGCTCGTTTAGGATTATCTCGAATATTTGGTGCCGTTGACAAATTCTGAAATGACGATCGTGCCCTTCCTTGTTTTAGTGCTCCTCAACTTAGGGAGGCGTGAATTTTAAGCGGTTCGCACGCTTAATTAGCACCCGAAAAAGACGGAACTTGATGAGGTTCCTTCCTAACTTCACACTCCGAAGTTCAAGCTGATACGCATCCGGTGCGTTTAATATGAGTTCGATTTTGTTGGATTACGTTATAAAAATTGTTGCCCTAATTAAATGCAATAGCCgataaagtttttctccaacTTAATCTATATAATAATGttatatgtcattttttttttacatgtatacACAAGAGGAGGGACGCTTCATTAGACATGGTCTCAGTcaattgagttacctcttgaaaacaataatatatgtcgtttaaacatgtgaaaatcatatatttttttatttgattattattaagattttgttttattttattgtattaatggtggtatttttgtttttttgagtaATCTATTCCCAAATCCAATAGTAAATTTAAATGTTACATCACTTTTAAGGAGTCTTGCATATAGTATTACCTACtcttttgttaaataaatagaataagATTTAAATTTCTTAACTAAATTAGCGTTTGGGCGTGAAACAACTTTGATATATTATgtaaaattttatgtttaaacCTTAAATATTGATTACATCACCTTGTCGCGATTGCCGGTGAGTTTCTATATACATAAAAGAATTAGTTGTCGGGTGTCGTGGTGAAAGCGATTACtttgatgcttaagtcaatgaATTGAGCTTAAAGAGGCAGATATTGCCTAGCTCTTAAAATAACGTTTTCCCTATTTTATGTGAAGTATTGTCTCTTGACTCTTTTACGGGTGGAACACTAGTTTAAGGGAATACTAAAATTAGACTCTTGTCCATACATAGGGCAGTCGGATTCCTATGTGCTAGGGTAATTAATCCATGTGCTTCTTGGATGAGATTCTGGCTAGAGCAATGCGATCACTTTGATAGAAatgaaaatagagagaattcaGTTAGTTAGTGTATTTAGGAGACattaactatatataattaCTCTAATTTGAAACTATCAAAGCCTAAAATTCATCATATAATTActttagaaaaaaacaatactTCTCAAATTAGTATTTGACAATTTTGATGTAATATCCCTAccccaataaattttttttttattttctgaattttttttaaaaattttattttcatgaattAATATAAAATGTATTGTGAAAATAGGATGAGATGGGATGGGATGGTATGGGATGCAGGTGAAGATTAATGAGTGGGTGCAGTTGAGGATAAGAAGGAAGGGATTATGTGGGGAGAGATGGATAGGTGTGTGTGAGCTGGTTCCACGCTTGCCTGCTCCTTTCCACGCTTGCGTGGATTAGCATCCCGGAGATTTAGTGAAATTGTAGGGTCGCCAATTTCGTGATTCACGCCGTTTCCTACCTCCAACAGCCTCAAACATGTCGCTTATCCAAGTGTGAACTCAAAAAAAACTTTACACTGACGAGGCAATAATTCTCTCTCCTTTATTTGTCATTTACGGTCTGTTaccttaatttgaaattttttttgaattcatttatttggctctCTATCAGTTCTTCCTAGTCGAATATTCTATGTcggtaatgttttttttttttttaatcattgaatctcattatatttatttatttattaactgTTGATGATTAATTTTTACTCCCCCTGATCACCGCCATGCCCTCCTTGAGAAAAGTGAATGATTCTTTAACTACTTTGCTCTTTTACTTCATTTGTTTAGTCAACAATCTTTTTGACAGATGATGAGAACAAAGTGAATGcttttgacaaaattaataatttcttaaaCAAGATTAGTAGATTTGTTGATTAAAATGGGCAATTGAAATAGACTAGTTGAAATAAACAGCTGCTTCCACTCCTTAGACCTTGTGGTTGCTTAACAAGCACTCATCCCAAATTCTCAAACATCTATAGCTATTCAATGTATAGCTATTCTTGTGGTTGAATTCAACCAAAAacccacccaccacccaagCATGGCCTAGGAAGTAACCAAGCAGCAACGCATTCAATTTAACGTGGGAATAAGACAACAGCACATTATTGTAGTCAGTTTGAGTGGGCATGGCATCCTATCATATGTGCTTTTTTGGTTGACATGCACATGCTTTAGGAATTCTTAGTTACCAAACCggatagaaatttccttcaaaccaatCTAGAAGAAATATTctctaacccttttttttttttgacatgtccgcacaagaagggagtgaaggatttgaactagtaacctccgctttattaggtgtggtcccagccgattgaaaaTAGTATTAAGTGCCTATAAACAtcaaatttagtctaagttactaaattgctattaatgacgttaagaatttaatgtgcattttaaatatttatagacatttggtactattttaaataggttagaagatatttcctccatactttaggaaatttctgtccaaccAAACCCTAAGAATCATGAAATAAGTGTGTAGTTAAAAGGTGCCTGCCTGACTCTTTCACTCAAAGGCCATCCGAATTGATGCTTTACCCCTTTGAAAACAATCTCTCCTGCAGGAAAAGAATACAAGAGACCTCTGTCGGCAGCCAAATCAGTCTTCATACAATGCATTTCTTCATctccatccatatatatatatatatatatataagaataaaaaaaatcatcagaTGTGAATAATCCCCAAGAGTTCCAAGTTTATGAGAACATTGTAGATAATATCATCAGCCCCACCAacccactttttcaaatcaaaggTTTTGGGTATTTTAAGATCCATCCATATCAGAAGATGAGAGCTTCAATTTCACATGTAAAACTGTGGTTTCATAGATATTT
This window of the Corylus avellana chromosome ca5, CavTom2PMs-1.0 genome carries:
- the LOC132181017 gene encoding S-adenosylmethionine decarboxylase proenzyme-like, which encodes MALSVSAIGFEGYEKRLEVSFVEPGIFADPVGMGLRSLSKSQLDEILEPAECTIVSSLSNDYVDSYVLSESSLFVYPYKVIIKTCGTTKLLLSIPAILKLAGALSLPVKSVRYTRGSFIFPGAQSFPHRSFSEEVAILDGHFGKLGLAGKAYVMGGGQDKSQKWHVYSATAKSAIQSSPVYTLEMCMTGLDRKKASVFYKTNGSSAALMTEDSGIRKILPKSEICDFEFDPCGYSMNSIEGAAISTIHVTPEDGFSYSSFEAAGYDFEEVNLSQLLERVLACFQPSEFSVAIHADIAKIELGTKFPLYLKGYHSGEKSNEVLGLEGSIIYHSFVKAESCASPRSILKCSWSEDEKDDEV